A DNA window from Actinomadura coerulea contains the following coding sequences:
- a CDS encoding HNH endonuclease: MRQVLLLNATYEPLTTLPLRRAVCLVLREKAEIVHHDTSGAVLHSATMTVEIPSVIRLRRYVRIPFRTRVPLTRAALMRRDNFRCVYCGRRAETIDHVHPRSRGGKHVWENCVASCMTCNHSKADRLLSELGWTLSVTPAVPRGAHWRLIGLVHDGDPQWAAYVTEPAA, translated from the coding sequence ATGCGACAGGTCCTCCTCCTGAACGCGACGTACGAACCCCTCACCACGCTGCCTCTGCGGAGGGCGGTCTGCCTCGTGCTTCGCGAGAAGGCGGAGATCGTCCACCACGACACCTCGGGCGCCGTGCTCCACTCGGCCACGATGACGGTCGAGATCCCGTCCGTCATCCGGCTCCGCCGCTACGTCCGCATCCCGTTCCGGACGCGCGTGCCGCTGACCCGCGCCGCGCTGATGCGCCGCGACAACTTCCGCTGCGTCTACTGCGGCCGCCGCGCCGAGACGATCGACCACGTCCATCCGCGCAGCCGCGGCGGCAAGCACGTCTGGGAGAACTGCGTGGCCTCCTGCATGACGTGCAACCACAGCAAGGCCGACCGCCTGCTGTCGGAGCTGGGCTGGACGCTCAGCGTCACCCCGGCCGTTCCGAGGGGCGCGCACTGGCGCCTCATCGGCCTCGTTCACGACGGCGACCCGCAGTGGGCCGCCTATGTCACCGAGCCCGCCGCCTGA
- a CDS encoding prolyl oligopeptidase family serine peptidase yields MTPYPSAQRQDIVEDIHGHRVADPYRWLEDPDSAETAEWRAAQDRLFHKIVDTLPGRDALRARLLELLGAGSVGAPVWRGGRRFFTRRSADQEHPVLYTADPDGSERVLVDPTALDPAGTTTLDGWQPDKEGRLLAYKVSTGGDEESLLYVIDVATGDRVEGPIDRARYSSVAWLPGGEAYYYTRRLPARDVPEGEEQYHRRVYLHRVGTEPDAHDVLVFGDGRDKTDYYGVGVSRDGRWLTISASQGTAPRNDLWIADLTASSPEAPALRAVQEGVDASTGVHVGRDGRAYVFTDRDAPRSRLCVADPSDLSYGTWRDLLPQDAEAVLTDFAILDDLERPVLLAGWTRHAISEITVHDLASGERIGAVPTPGLGSIGGIVERPEGGHEAWFGYTDGVTPSSVLRYDARTGETALWASAPGTVDVPEIETRQVVYTSRDGTEVRMLVSSRPGLTGPRPAILYGYGGFNISLTPSYSASILAWVEAGGVYAVANLRGGSEEGEQWHRAGMRDRKQNVFDDFHAAAEKLIADGLTTPSQLAISGGSNGGLLVGAALTQRPDLYRAVVCSAPLLDMVRYERFGLGQTWNDEYGTADDPEEFGWLIGYSPYHHVHPGTAYPAVLFTTFGSDTRVDPLHARKMCAALQHATASEAPVLLRDEAEVGHAARSVTRSADLTADTLTFLAAQTGLTIQDELTHGLIPG; encoded by the coding sequence ATGACGCCGTATCCGTCCGCGCAGCGCCAGGACATCGTCGAGGACATCCACGGTCACCGGGTCGCCGACCCCTACCGCTGGCTGGAGGATCCGGACAGCGCCGAGACCGCCGAGTGGCGCGCCGCGCAGGACCGGCTCTTCCACAAGATCGTGGACACGCTGCCCGGCCGGGACGCGCTGCGGGCCCGCCTGCTCGAACTGCTCGGCGCGGGAAGCGTCGGGGCCCCCGTGTGGCGGGGCGGGCGGCGCTTCTTCACCCGCCGCTCCGCCGACCAGGAGCACCCGGTCCTCTACACCGCCGACCCGGACGGCTCCGAGCGCGTCCTGGTCGACCCCACGGCCCTCGACCCCGCCGGGACGACGACGCTCGACGGCTGGCAGCCCGACAAGGAGGGCCGCCTCCTGGCGTACAAGGTGTCCACCGGCGGCGACGAGGAGTCGCTGCTGTACGTCATCGACGTCGCCACGGGCGACCGGGTGGAGGGGCCGATCGACCGGGCCCGGTACTCCTCGGTGGCCTGGCTGCCGGGCGGGGAGGCCTACTACTACACGCGCCGGCTGCCCGCGCGGGACGTCCCGGAGGGCGAGGAGCAGTACCACCGGCGCGTCTACCTGCACCGCGTCGGCACCGAACCCGACGCCCACGACGTCCTCGTCTTCGGCGACGGCCGCGACAAGACCGACTACTACGGGGTCGGCGTCAGCCGCGACGGCCGCTGGCTCACGATCTCCGCGTCGCAGGGCACCGCGCCCCGCAACGACCTGTGGATCGCCGACCTGACCGCCTCCTCCCCCGAGGCGCCCGCCCTGCGGGCCGTGCAGGAGGGCGTCGACGCCTCCACCGGCGTCCACGTGGGCCGCGACGGCCGCGCCTACGTCTTCACCGACCGCGACGCGCCCCGGTCCCGCCTGTGCGTCGCCGACCCGTCCGACCTCTCCTACGGGACGTGGCGGGACCTCCTCCCCCAGGACGCCGAGGCCGTCCTGACCGACTTCGCGATCCTGGACGACCTGGAGCGCCCCGTCCTGCTCGCCGGGTGGACCCGCCACGCGATCAGCGAGATCACCGTGCACGACCTGGCGTCCGGGGAACGGATCGGCGCCGTCCCGACCCCCGGCCTCGGCTCCATCGGCGGCATCGTCGAGCGGCCCGAGGGCGGGCACGAGGCATGGTTCGGCTACACCGACGGCGTGACCCCCTCGTCCGTCCTGCGCTACGACGCCCGCACCGGGGAGACGGCGCTGTGGGCGTCCGCGCCGGGCACGGTCGACGTCCCCGAGATCGAGACGCGCCAGGTCGTCTACACCTCCCGCGACGGCACCGAGGTGCGCATGCTCGTCTCGTCGCGTCCCGGCCTGACCGGGCCGCGCCCCGCGATCCTCTACGGCTACGGCGGCTTCAACATCTCGCTCACGCCGTCCTACTCGGCGAGCATCCTCGCGTGGGTCGAGGCGGGCGGCGTCTACGCGGTCGCCAACCTGCGCGGCGGCTCCGAGGAAGGCGAGCAGTGGCACCGCGCCGGCATGCGGGACCGCAAGCAGAACGTCTTCGACGACTTCCACGCCGCCGCCGAGAAGCTGATCGCGGACGGCCTCACCACCCCGTCCCAGCTCGCGATCTCCGGCGGCTCCAACGGCGGCCTCCTGGTCGGCGCGGCCCTCACCCAGCGCCCCGACCTGTACCGCGCGGTGGTGTGCTCCGCGCCGCTCCTGGACATGGTCCGCTACGAGCGGTTCGGCCTCGGCCAGACATGGAACGACGAGTACGGGACGGCCGACGACCCCGAGGAGTTCGGCTGGCTCATCGGCTACTCGCCGTACCACCACGTCCACCCCGGCACCGCCTACCCGGCCGTCCTGTTCACCACGTTCGGCAGCGACACCCGCGTGGACCCCCTCCACGCCCGCAAGATGTGCGCCGCCCTCCAGCACGCGACGGCCTCCGAAGCCCCCGTCCTCCTCCGCGACGAGGCAGAGGTAGGCCACGCCGCCCGCTCGGTGACGCGCTCCGCCGACCTCACCGCCGACACCCTCACGTTCCTGGCGGCCCAGACCGGCCTCACCATCCAAGACGAATTGACGCATGGTCTAATACCCGGATGA
- a CDS encoding class I SAM-dependent methyltransferase has protein sequence MSKTLRGPAERTLELLREPPDEPDVSAGYLDLLGASAKKSPSLAQSVMESTFLPRIYEKVWRPIGFNLAKGWPLGPDTAEEHAMARDWLGLSQPGYASRPPATVLDVACGPGNVTRALAAGVGAAGLVVGLDASETMLTRAVADTPHGDPVAYVRGDAVDLPFRDEAFDAVCCFGALYLFEDPWAALDGMTRVLKPGGNLIILTSRRPLPTPRLGADLLRRATGFTAFGDREITRALTDRGYTALRHRRYPLMQVAAARRP, from the coding sequence ATGAGCAAGACGCTGCGCGGGCCGGCCGAGCGGACACTGGAACTGCTTCGCGAACCGCCGGACGAACCCGACGTGTCCGCCGGCTACCTCGACCTGCTCGGGGCGTCCGCGAAGAAGTCGCCCTCCCTCGCCCAGTCGGTGATGGAGTCGACGTTCCTCCCGCGGATCTACGAGAAGGTGTGGCGGCCCATCGGCTTCAACCTGGCGAAGGGCTGGCCCCTCGGCCCGGACACCGCCGAAGAGCACGCCATGGCCCGCGACTGGCTCGGCCTCTCCCAACCCGGCTACGCGTCCCGGCCGCCCGCGACGGTCCTCGACGTCGCATGCGGCCCCGGCAACGTCACCCGCGCCCTCGCCGCCGGCGTCGGCGCCGCGGGCCTCGTCGTCGGCCTCGACGCGTCCGAGACCATGCTGACCCGCGCCGTCGCCGACACCCCCCACGGCGACCCCGTGGCCTACGTCCGCGGCGACGCCGTCGACCTGCCCTTCCGCGACGAAGCGTTCGACGCCGTCTGCTGCTTCGGCGCCCTCTACCTCTTCGAGGACCCGTGGGCCGCCCTGGACGGCATGACCCGCGTCCTCAAACCCGGCGGAAACCTGATCATCCTCACCTCACGGCGCCCGCTCCCCACCCCCCGCCTCGGCGCCGACCTCCTCCGCCGCGCCACCGGCTTCACCGCCTTCGGCGACCGCGAGATCACGCGCGCCCTCACCGACCGCGGCTACACCGCCCTCCGCCACCGCCGCTACCCCCTCATGCAGGTCGCGGCGGCCCGCCGCCCTTGA
- a CDS encoding GNAT family N-acetyltransferase → MSTDNASWQDHPTLVRLKDDPPEWRYGDLRIRRYHAADHGVVMALHQEGLAQVGLRPGDGVYYDHDFFQMEDIYLRNNGEFLVGELDRGLVAMGGLRRADLIPGGHARAYGGYAPGNPTLDAAEMVRLRVLPAVQRRGYGTALVQALEERAREYGYRILRADTTELQAPALALYRKFGWTETRRESIGGIVNIYIEKPLR, encoded by the coding sequence ATGAGCACCGACAACGCCTCCTGGCAAGACCACCCAACGCTCGTCCGGCTCAAGGACGATCCCCCCGAATGGCGCTACGGCGACCTGCGGATCCGCCGCTACCACGCGGCCGACCACGGTGTCGTCATGGCCCTGCACCAGGAGGGCCTGGCCCAGGTCGGCCTGCGCCCCGGAGACGGCGTCTACTACGACCACGACTTCTTCCAGATGGAGGACATCTATCTCCGCAACAACGGTGAGTTCCTCGTCGGCGAGCTCGACCGCGGGTTGGTCGCGATGGGAGGCCTGCGCCGCGCCGACCTCATTCCCGGCGGCCACGCCCGCGCCTACGGCGGCTACGCCCCCGGCAACCCGACCCTGGACGCCGCCGAGATGGTGCGCCTGCGCGTCCTGCCGGCGGTCCAGCGTCGCGGCTACGGCACCGCACTAGTCCAGGCTCTGGAGGAACGCGCGAGGGAGTACGGCTACCGCATCCTGCGCGCCGACACCACCGAGCTCCAGGCCCCCGCCCTGGCTCTCTACCGCAAGTTCGGCTGGACGGAAACCCGCCGCGAAAGCATAGGCGGCATAGTCAACATCTACATCGAAAAGCCACTGCGCTAA
- a CDS encoding XRE family transcriptional regulator yields the protein MSDPPRRETDVARRIRAHALARGRGPVEIAQEIHEQCGPLFGTSRIKAHRLAHGVALSDIVAQVKALYEVDGKPPPRLGETLLSAYESGYKRPGPEYLHYLCAVYRVEPDALDYQSPCICGRGHATRAGVASVPQPRAPDRRPVPDPDAIVGAIVPRSEERPWATVNDLRGHDRADGPLTIDVGEEDIVLRRTLLQLLAGAGVALDGQFLGAVDNLRRKMDDTLVGATVSPTMLDQWEETTYGYGRQYQATPSLRMLCDVLLDFSEVRRMCDKRQPVELQERLCRIAAQLSGLSGLIMINLGDHRLARSFFRTARTAADETGDRQLRAWVTVRESLVPMYYGDPREALHLARKAQDLAGRTPGVAAAMAPAVEARALGMLAMRGRGDAAPSARRALVRGRSVFDQLSKTDTSDLVFGFTDRQMAFYEGDTFTNLGDHRQGDEVLSHALTLYSPTDRVDLTLVRLDRAMCKLHAGHPEAALTAGREAIFDLPADHRSDILVHRARQIGAAVATKHGQIPELQDFYEALSGPSVKSPTQDPPAAVRPGEQV from the coding sequence ATGTCGGACCCCCCTCGGAGAGAAACGGACGTCGCCCGCCGGATCCGCGCGCACGCCCTGGCGCGGGGGCGGGGCCCGGTGGAGATCGCCCAGGAGATCCACGAGCAGTGCGGGCCGCTGTTCGGGACCAGCCGGATCAAGGCGCACCGGCTGGCCCACGGCGTCGCGCTGTCCGACATCGTGGCGCAGGTCAAGGCGCTCTACGAGGTCGACGGCAAGCCACCGCCGCGGCTCGGGGAGACACTGCTGTCCGCGTACGAGAGCGGCTACAAGCGCCCCGGCCCGGAGTACCTGCACTACCTGTGCGCCGTCTACCGGGTGGAACCCGACGCCCTCGACTACCAGAGCCCCTGCATCTGCGGCCGCGGACACGCGACCCGGGCGGGCGTCGCGAGCGTCCCGCAGCCGCGCGCGCCGGACCGGCGTCCGGTACCCGACCCCGACGCGATCGTCGGGGCCATCGTGCCCAGGAGCGAGGAGCGCCCCTGGGCGACCGTCAACGACCTGCGGGGCCATGACCGCGCCGACGGCCCCCTGACCATTGATGTGGGAGAGGAGGACATCGTGCTTCGCAGAACCCTTCTGCAGCTGCTGGCCGGAGCGGGCGTGGCGCTCGACGGCCAGTTCCTTGGGGCCGTCGACAACCTGCGCCGCAAGATGGACGACACGCTCGTCGGCGCGACCGTCTCGCCGACCATGCTCGACCAGTGGGAGGAGACCACCTACGGCTACGGCCGGCAGTACCAGGCGACCCCGTCGCTCCGGATGCTCTGCGACGTGCTGCTCGACTTCAGCGAGGTGCGGCGCATGTGCGACAAGCGCCAACCGGTCGAGCTGCAGGAACGCCTGTGCCGGATCGCCGCCCAGCTGTCCGGGCTGTCCGGGCTCATCATGATCAACCTGGGGGACCACCGGCTCGCCCGCTCGTTCTTCCGGACCGCGCGGACCGCCGCCGACGAGACCGGCGACCGGCAGCTGCGCGCCTGGGTGACCGTCCGCGAGTCGCTCGTGCCGATGTACTACGGCGACCCGCGCGAGGCGCTGCACCTGGCCCGCAAGGCGCAGGACCTCGCCGGCCGCACCCCCGGCGTCGCCGCCGCCATGGCCCCCGCCGTGGAGGCGCGCGCACTCGGCATGCTGGCGATGCGCGGCCGCGGTGACGCCGCCCCGAGCGCCCGCCGCGCGCTCGTGCGCGGCCGCTCGGTGTTCGACCAGCTCTCCAAGACCGACACCTCCGACCTGGTGTTCGGGTTCACCGACCGGCAGATGGCCTTCTACGAGGGCGACACGTTCACCAACCTCGGCGACCACAGGCAGGGCGACGAGGTGCTCAGCCACGCCCTCACCCTGTACTCGCCCACCGACCGCGTCGACCTGACCCTGGTGCGGCTCGACCGGGCGATGTGCAAGCTGCACGCCGGCCACCCCGAGGCCGCGCTGACGGCCGGCCGGGAGGCCATCTTCGACCTGCCCGCCGACCACCGGTCCGACATCCTCGTGCACCGCGCCCGGCAGATCGGCGCGGCGGTCGCGACCAAGCACGGTCAGATCCCCGAGCTGCAGGACTTCTACGAGGCCCTCTCCGGGCCGTCGGTGAAGAGTCCCACCCAGGATCCGCCCGCCGCCGTCCGCCCGGGGGAGCAGGTCTGA